A window of Ignavibacterium sp. contains these coding sequences:
- a CDS encoding serine protease, protein MKNTERAFIVSIILMSLLHLSCSTVTYDSIYPALKDGQYDSEFPYRSTSDELEKISNAIQRIISSAFYRVYVFPKDANITLEELGRQKLEKLAEREILIDNSSSGTALVVYSENGNVALVTCSHTINFPDTLIAYKADTKGNPTKFIESISIKERQVVYVAGFPEGSTVDILLDDPKTDIAILGRKYGVQSGVRFPTFKFRIGKAKDLSWGTFVYLLGFPMNNKMITKGIVSSPNKDDIGSFLVDAVINPGFSGGIVLAIRDGVPNFELVGIVQSVPEEKEEMLYPDITDKAAKYNPVIPYKGDIYVKKHSSIRYGITRIIPVEALTKLIEENKTYLVKEGFPIFQ, encoded by the coding sequence ATGAAAAACACCGAACGAGCTTTCATTGTTTCTATTATTTTAATGTCACTCTTGCATCTAAGTTGCTCAACAGTAACTTATGATTCAATCTATCCTGCTCTTAAGGATGGTCAGTATGATAGTGAGTTTCCATATCGTTCAACTTCAGATGAACTTGAAAAAATAAGTAATGCAATTCAGAGGATTATTTCATCTGCGTTTTACAGAGTTTATGTTTTTCCAAAGGATGCGAACATTACTTTGGAAGAATTGGGCAGACAGAAACTTGAAAAGCTTGCGGAGAGGGAAATTCTGATTGATAATTCCAGCTCAGGAACAGCATTAGTCGTATATTCTGAAAATGGAAATGTGGCATTAGTTACATGTTCTCACACAATAAATTTTCCGGATACATTAATCGCATACAAAGCTGACACAAAAGGCAATCCAACAAAATTTATCGAATCAATTTCTATCAAAGAAAGACAGGTTGTTTATGTTGCCGGATTTCCGGAAGGCAGCACTGTTGATATTCTTTTAGATGATCCAAAGACTGATATAGCAATTCTTGGTAGAAAATATGGCGTACAAAGCGGCGTTCGTTTTCCTACATTTAAATTCAGGATTGGTAAAGCTAAGGATCTATCGTGGGGAACTTTTGTTTATCTTCTTGGCTTTCCAATGAACAATAAAATGATTACCAAAGGAATAGTAAGCAGTCCTAACAAAGACGATATTGGTTCTTTCCTTGTTGATGCTGTAATCAATCCGGGATTCAGTGGTGGAATTGTTCTTGCAATCAGAGATGGTGTTCCGAATTTTGAATTAGTTGGAATAGTTCAATCCGTTCCCGAAGAAAAAGAAGAAATGCTTTATCCGGATATAACTGATAAAGCAGCAAAATACAATCCGGTGATTCCATACAAAGGAGATATATATGTGAAAAAACATTCTTCAATCAGATATGGAATAACCAGAATAATTCCTGTTGAAGCGCTTACAAAGTTAATTGAGGAGAATAAAACTTATCTTGTAAAAGAAGGATTTCCGATATTTCAATAA
- the mnmA gene encoding tRNA 2-thiouridine(34) synthase MnmA, which yields MKVAVLLSGGVDSSVALRLLKEEGHDVTAFYLKIWLQDEFSFLGDCPWEEDLNFATAVCKQANVPLEVLPLQTEYWENVVSYTIAEIKEGRTPNPDMFCNRLIKFGEFYKKIDNSFEKVASGHYARVEKLSDKYLLKTSPDPIKDQTYFLAYLTQEQLSRALFPIGKFTKRQIRELAKKYELPNMERKDSQGICFLGRISFNEFIKHHLGELPGDIVELETGSIKGKHKGYYFYTIGQRSGLGLGGGPWYVVKKDVSNNIIYISKQDYHNRARKDFFVTKFNWIADKPQSGEQLKVKIRHGAKFYNCVLEYENDKGKVILNQEDQGIAPGQFAVFYKEDVCLGGSIIAE from the coding sequence ATGAAAGTAGCAGTATTATTATCAGGTGGAGTTGATAGTTCAGTTGCGCTTAGACTTCTCAAAGAAGAAGGTCACGATGTAACAGCATTTTATCTTAAAATCTGGTTACAGGATGAATTCTCATTTCTTGGCGACTGTCCCTGGGAAGAAGATTTAAACTTTGCAACAGCGGTTTGCAAACAAGCAAATGTTCCTCTTGAAGTTTTGCCTTTGCAAACTGAGTATTGGGAAAATGTTGTTTCATATACAATAGCAGAAATTAAAGAAGGAAGAACACCAAATCCGGATATGTTCTGCAATCGCCTGATTAAGTTTGGTGAGTTCTATAAAAAGATTGACAACTCTTTTGAAAAAGTAGCAAGCGGTCATTATGCCCGCGTTGAAAAATTATCAGATAAGTATTTATTAAAAACTTCCCCCGACCCGATTAAAGATCAAACTTATTTTCTTGCTTACTTAACTCAGGAACAATTATCGAGAGCTTTGTTTCCAATCGGAAAATTCACAAAGAGGCAAATAAGAGAGCTTGCAAAAAAATATGAACTTCCGAATATGGAAAGAAAAGATAGTCAGGGCATTTGCTTTTTGGGAAGAATAAGTTTTAACGAATTTATTAAACATCATCTTGGTGAGTTGCCTGGCGATATTGTGGAGCTTGAAACCGGAAGCATTAAGGGAAAACACAAAGGATATTATTTTTACACAATTGGTCAACGCTCTGGATTAGGTCTGGGCGGAGGTCCGTGGTATGTTGTTAAGAAAGATGTGAGCAATAACATTATTTATATTTCTAAGCAGGATTATCATAACCGGGCAAGAAAAGATTTTTTTGTTACGAAGTTTAACTGGATTGCAGATAAACCACAAAGTGGCGAACAGCTGAAAGTAAAAATCAGACACGGAGCAAAGTTTTATAACTGTGTTCTTGAATATGAAAATGATAAGGGAAAAGTAATTCTCAATCAGGAAGATCAGGGAATAGCGCCGGGACAATTTGCTGTATTTTATAAGGAAGATGTTTGTTTGGGTGGAAGTATAATCGCTGAGTAA
- a CDS encoding DUF4920 domain-containing protein — MIKQIFSLVILISIISFAQTEKLGKEITLSEKTKISEITSNPEEFLGKTVLVEGEVLEVCPAAGCWMELKSDDGVGKIKIKVRDGDIVFPMAAKGKKAVVEGTVYKIELTKEEAIEYYKHLAEESGKEFDPSTVTGPVTIYQIKGLGAEIN, encoded by the coding sequence ATGATTAAACAAATTTTTTCATTGGTAATATTAATTTCTATAATTTCTTTTGCACAGACAGAAAAACTCGGTAAAGAAATTACTCTTTCAGAGAAAACAAAAATTTCTGAAATAACTTCCAATCCGGAAGAATTTTTAGGTAAAACTGTTCTTGTTGAAGGAGAAGTTCTTGAAGTATGTCCTGCTGCTGGTTGCTGGATGGAGCTAAAGAGTGATGACGGTGTTGGTAAAATTAAAATTAAAGTAAGAGACGGTGATATTGTTTTTCCTATGGCAGCAAAAGGAAAGAAAGCCGTTGTTGAAGGAACGGTTTATAAAATCGAACTAACAAAAGAAGAAGCGATTGAATATTACAAACACCTGGCAGAAGAATCGGGAAAAGAGTTTGATCCTTCAACAGTAACCGGACCAGTAACTATTTATCAGATAAAGGGACTTGGGGCGGAGATAAATTAG
- a CDS encoding PhoH family protein, producing the protein MKSEKTVKTKKSPKTFVLDTNVILHDATSIQMFQENDVVIPLTVIEELDHFKRGSQVINLNAREFARTLDSLTGSAIFNGGVSLGKGRGKLKIAISKGLHPEIKDVFRDDTPDHRVLSVALDWKEKLKNRSQVILVSKDVNLRMKAKALGIPAEDYTTDRVKSIEELYSGKGIIENFDDELLIKLFHPPYEITAQPFLKKLNGEALPNKYYILKNHNRSVLAQLDMNREVLRKIDKISVYGITPRNAEQTFAVDALVNPAIQLVSMTGKAGTGKTLLALASALAVKKYYRQIFIARPIVPLSNKDIGFLPGDVESKLAPYMQPLWDNLKVIQDQFPEHDKQHQAIDTMIKDEKLVIEPLSYIRGRSLQRIFFIVDEAQNLTPHEIKTIITRAGEGAKVVFTGDIYQIDHPYLDGQSNGLSYLIDRFKGQKLYAHINLEKGERSELAELASNLL; encoded by the coding sequence ATGAAGTCAGAAAAAACAGTTAAGACTAAAAAATCCCCTAAAACATTTGTACTCGACACAAATGTAATTCTTCACGATGCAACATCAATTCAAATGTTTCAGGAAAATGATGTTGTTATTCCACTTACAGTAATTGAAGAACTTGATCACTTCAAAAGAGGTAGTCAGGTTATCAATTTAAACGCAAGAGAATTTGCCCGAACACTCGACTCACTTACCGGCTCTGCAATTTTTAATGGCGGAGTTTCGCTGGGAAAAGGAAGAGGCAAATTAAAAATAGCAATTTCAAAAGGACTTCATCCTGAAATTAAAGATGTATTCAGAGATGACACACCGGATCATCGTGTATTAAGTGTTGCTTTGGACTGGAAAGAAAAGTTGAAAAACAGGTCGCAGGTAATTCTTGTTAGTAAAGATGTTAACCTGAGAATGAAGGCAAAAGCACTTGGAATTCCGGCTGAAGATTATACAACTGACAGAGTTAAGAGCATTGAAGAACTATATTCGGGAAAAGGAATTATTGAAAATTTTGATGATGAACTACTGATAAAACTTTTTCATCCTCCTTATGAAATTACTGCGCAGCCATTTTTAAAAAAATTAAACGGAGAAGCACTTCCAAACAAATATTACATTCTTAAAAATCATAATCGTTCTGTTCTTGCGCAGCTCGATATGAACAGAGAAGTTTTGCGAAAGATAGATAAAATTTCTGTTTATGGAATTACTCCACGCAATGCAGAACAAACTTTCGCAGTGGATGCATTGGTAAATCCGGCAATTCAACTTGTATCAATGACTGGTAAAGCAGGAACTGGAAAAACATTGCTCGCTCTTGCAAGTGCGCTTGCAGTCAAAAAGTACTATCGTCAGATATTTATTGCGCGTCCAATTGTACCACTTAGTAATAAAGATATTGGATTTCTTCCCGGAGATGTTGAAAGTAAACTCGCTCCTTATATGCAACCATTGTGGGATAATCTGAAAGTGATTCAGGACCAATTTCCTGAACACGACAAGCAGCATCAGGCAATTGATACAATGATTAAAGATGAAAAGCTGGTAATTGAACCTTTATCATACATTCGCGGAAGAAGTTTGCAAAGAATATTTTTTATTGTTGATGAAGCACAGAACTTAACTCCGCACGAAATTAAAACAATAATCACTCGTGCCGGTGAAGGTGCAAAAGTAGTTTTCACCGGTGATATTTATCAGATTGATCATCCTTATCTTGATGGACAATCAAACGGACTTTCATATTTAATTGACCGGTTCAAAGGGCAGAAACTTTATGCTCACATAAATCTGGAAAAAGGTGAACGCTCTGAATTGGCAGAACTTGCTAGTAATTTATTATAA
- a CDS encoding tetratricopeptide repeat-containing sensor histidine kinase: MGTKSKNPFIFLIIYLLLLNLSLFAQTNIDSLINLAEKSEGKEKISLLIKLGYYLGSDNPAQAIKYLDEAISLSDKLNLKGRKADALFNKGVALWHLGNIPESENYYSQAKVIYEELKDTLSLIKLYNSEAINYSMRGRSDIALEIFLKSLDYANKINDRPTIFNTLFNIGIVFDNRGEFDKAIEHYNKSLQYADDKGSKALVENYLAEIYLTRKDLKKAEEFLNRAILDAEASGDINSQIWSYTNLGSLNFERGNLTEAEKNFNSALELSRKSEYKLDIIHSLTELGKFYFKTKRLKEAEKYLLEAFDIANQINSVQDLSNITNVLKDVYAELNNYKQAFEFLKLNKQYSDTLQAINQNEKILEIETKYAVKQKEKEAQLLKNENELQKKVIETQKLIAIVVSVLGLFLVILIALLIRSRRKILAAQKDLIMKNEEIELSRKEIAAKNKELEILNSTKDKFFSIIAHDLRNPIAGFVSISDILETDYDRISDQEKKSLLSQMNNSSKNLIALLENLLTWARLSSNKIEVVRSKSKLSELIFSAVSPYEHWAKSKRVNLRIEIPEDKKIETDPFIFQTVVGNLINNAIKFSNSGDTVSVIAKLENGKIRLSVKDNGVGIPEHRLKNIFGFDNKKTTKGTMNESGTGLGLVLVKELSDKMNWQIEVHSQPQLGSEFILNIFDN; encoded by the coding sequence ATGGGCACGAAGAGTAAAAATCCTTTCATTTTTTTAATTATATATTTATTACTTCTAAACCTTAGTCTGTTTGCCCAGACCAATATTGATTCATTAATAAATCTTGCAGAAAAATCTGAGGGAAAAGAAAAAATTTCTCTACTTATAAAGTTGGGTTATTATCTTGGTTCTGATAATCCGGCTCAGGCAATTAAATATCTTGACGAAGCAATTTCCCTTTCTGATAAACTAAATCTGAAGGGAAGAAAAGCCGATGCGCTCTTTAACAAAGGAGTTGCTCTGTGGCATCTAGGAAATATTCCTGAATCAGAAAATTATTACAGCCAGGCAAAAGTTATTTATGAAGAACTGAAAGACACACTGAGCTTAATTAAATTATACAATTCAGAAGCAATCAACTACTCAATGCGTGGAAGGTCTGATATAGCTCTTGAAATTTTTCTTAAATCACTTGATTATGCAAATAAGATTAATGATCGACCGACAATCTTTAATACATTATTCAATATCGGAATTGTTTTTGATAATCGCGGCGAGTTTGATAAAGCAATTGAACACTACAATAAATCCCTGCAATATGCAGATGATAAAGGTTCAAAAGCTCTGGTTGAAAATTATCTTGCCGAAATTTATCTGACCAGGAAAGATTTAAAGAAAGCGGAAGAATTTCTTAACAGAGCAATCTTAGATGCAGAAGCGTCCGGAGATATCAACAGTCAAATTTGGTCATATACCAATCTTGGAAGTTTAAATTTTGAAAGAGGAAATCTGACCGAAGCCGAGAAAAATTTTAATTCTGCTTTGGAATTATCAAGAAAGTCGGAATATAAACTTGATATTATTCATTCACTTACTGAGCTTGGTAAATTTTATTTCAAGACCAAAAGACTTAAAGAAGCCGAGAAGTATTTGCTGGAAGCTTTTGATATCGCAAATCAAATTAATTCAGTACAGGATCTGAGTAATATTACAAATGTTCTGAAAGATGTTTATGCCGAACTGAATAATTATAAACAAGCATTTGAATTTCTAAAGTTAAATAAACAATATTCTGACACCTTACAGGCAATAAATCAAAACGAGAAGATATTAGAGATAGAAACAAAATATGCTGTCAAACAGAAGGAGAAAGAAGCACAACTTCTGAAAAACGAAAACGAACTTCAGAAGAAAGTTATTGAAACACAAAAGCTTATTGCAATTGTAGTTTCTGTGCTTGGTTTGTTCCTTGTAATACTGATTGCGCTTTTGATACGAAGCCGAAGAAAAATTTTAGCTGCGCAAAAAGATTTGATTATGAAAAATGAAGAGATTGAGCTAAGCAGAAAAGAAATAGCTGCGAAGAATAAAGAACTGGAAATTCTTAATTCAACAAAGGATAAATTCTTCTCAATAATTGCTCACGATTTAAGAAATCCGATAGCAGGTTTTGTAAGCATATCAGATATACTCGAAACTGATTACGATAGAATATCAGATCAGGAAAAGAAATCTCTTCTCTCCCAGATGAATAACTCATCAAAAAATCTGATTGCTCTACTTGAAAACTTACTTACCTGGGCAAGATTATCAAGTAATAAAATTGAAGTGGTCAGATCAAAATCAAAATTATCCGAACTTATATTTTCTGCTGTCAGTCCTTATGAACATTGGGCAAAGAGCAAGCGGGTAAATCTTCGAATTGAAATCCCGGAGGATAAAAAAATTGAAACTGATCCGTTTATCTTTCAAACAGTTGTTGGAAATCTGATAAACAATGCAATAAAATTTTCTAACTCAGGAGACACTGTTTCAGTTATCGCAAAACTGGAAAACGGCAAAATAAGACTCAGTGTAAAAGATAATGGAGTGGGAATTCCGGAACACAGATTAAAAAACATTTTTGGTTTTGATAATAAAAAAACAACCAAAGGAACAATGAATGAATCAGGAACAGGGTTGGGACTTGTTCTGGTTAAAGAATTATCTGATAAAATGAATTGGCAAATTGAAGTTCATAGTCAGCCACAATTGGGTAGCGAATTCATACTTAATATTTTTGATAATTAA
- a CDS encoding YceI family protein: MATWKIDPAHSEIKFKVKHLVVSTVTGQFKVFDATVESEKSDFSDAKISFWADVNSIDTRNEQRDAHLKSADFFDAENHPKIVFESKAINKKSDNEYEVVGDLTIRGVTKEIKLNVTYNGTVKGFGGGEVAGFEMTGKLNRFDYGLQWNALTEAGGIVVGDEVKIEISCELTKVNG; encoded by the coding sequence ATGGCAACCTGGAAAATTGATCCGGCACATTCTGAAATAAAATTCAAAGTAAAACATCTTGTTGTTTCAACTGTAACCGGACAGTTTAAAGTTTTTGATGCAACTGTTGAATCCGAGAAATCAGATTTTTCAGATGCTAAGATTTCATTTTGGGCTGATGTTAATAGCATCGATACCAGAAACGAACAAAGAGATGCACATCTTAAATCAGCAGACTTTTTCGATGCAGAAAATCATCCAAAGATTGTTTTTGAGTCCAAAGCGATTAATAAAAAATCTGATAATGAATATGAAGTTGTAGGTGATTTAACCATTCGAGGTGTTACCAAAGAAATTAAATTGAATGTGACCTACAACGGAACTGTTAAGGGATTTGGTGGAGGAGAAGTTGCCGGATTTGAAATGACAGGCAAGCTCAACAGATTTGATTATGGCTTACAATGGAATGCTCTGACCGAAGCCGGTGGAATTGTAGTTGGTGACGAAGTTAAAATTGAAATCTCTTGTGAGCTGACTAAAGTTAACGGTTAA
- the carA gene encoding glutamine-hydrolyzing carbamoyl-phosphate synthase small subunit: MNKEKTKAKLILEDGTEFSGYSFGYEGNTNGEVVFNTGMVGYPETLTDPSYRGQILVCTFPLIGNYGVPSKESELGLLKNFESDKIQVRGLVVSDYSFEYSHWSAEKSLADWLKEEKIPALYGIDTRMLTRKLRDKGTMLGKIVFDENSAIDFEDPNKTDLVAEVSVKEPIEYSAGKKKIILVDCGTKNNIIRAFLLRNISVIRVPYDFDFNTIKADGIMLSNGPGDPKMNAATIEHTKKAMEKNKPILGICLGSQILALAAGADTYKLKYGHRGHNQPCNELGTKRCYITSQNHGYAVDASTLTEDWREWFVNDNDGTNEGIIHISKPFFASQFHPEASPGPDDCEFIFDMFVRALK, translated from the coding sequence ATGAATAAAGAAAAAACAAAAGCCAAACTAATTCTTGAAGACGGAACAGAGTTTTCCGGTTACAGCTTTGGTTATGAAGGCAACACAAATGGCGAAGTTGTTTTTAATACCGGTATGGTTGGCTATCCGGAAACACTAACAGATCCATCTTATCGCGGACAAATTTTGGTTTGCACTTTCCCGCTTATTGGAAACTACGGTGTTCCGTCCAAAGAAAGTGAATTGGGATTACTCAAAAATTTTGAATCGGACAAAATTCAGGTTCGCGGTTTAGTTGTTTCAGATTATTCATTTGAGTATTCGCATTGGAGCGCTGAAAAAAGTCTTGCTGACTGGTTGAAGGAAGAAAAGATTCCCGCCCTTTATGGAATTGATACAAGAATGCTTACCAGAAAATTGCGCGATAAAGGAACGATGCTCGGTAAAATAGTATTTGATGAAAATTCTGCAATTGATTTTGAAGATCCGAATAAAACAGATTTGGTAGCTGAGGTTAGCGTAAAAGAGCCAATCGAGTATTCTGCAGGAAAGAAAAAAATTATATTGGTTGATTGCGGAACAAAAAACAATATTATCCGCGCTTTTCTTTTAAGAAACATCTCTGTAATCCGTGTACCTTATGATTTTGATTTTAATACAATAAAAGCTGATGGAATTATGTTATCAAATGGTCCCGGCGATCCTAAAATGAATGCTGCAACAATTGAACACACAAAGAAGGCAATGGAGAAGAACAAACCGATTCTTGGTATTTGTCTTGGTTCGCAAATACTGGCTCTTGCAGCAGGAGCAGATACTTATAAATTAAAATATGGTCATCGCGGACATAACCAACCTTGCAATGAACTTGGAACAAAAAGATGTTACATTACTTCGCAAAATCACGGCTATGCAGTTGATGCATCAACTTTAACTGAAGATTGGCGTGAGTGGTTTGTTAATGATAATGATGGAACGAATGAAGGAATAATTCATATATCAAAACCATTTTTTGCATCGCAGTTTCATCCGGAAGCATCTCCAGGACCTGATGATTGCGAATTCATTTTTGATATGTTTGTTCGTGCACTAAAGTAA
- the carB gene encoding carbamoyl-phosphate synthase (glutamine-hydrolyzing) large subunit gives MIKKGKPKKVLILGSGALQIGQAGEFDYSGSQAIKALREDAVETILINPNIATIQTSENFADKVYFIPIKADFVERVIEKEKPDGILLQFGGQTALNVGVELYDKGILAKHNVKVLGTPVETIKDTEDRLLFAKRVEEIGLKVAKSRTATNLDEAIEAGKQVGYPLMVRIAYALGGLGSGIVNNENELFEKARRAFSFTNQILIEESLYGWKEVEYEIVRDKYNNCITVCSMENIDPMGIHTGDSVVIAPVQTLSARENFKLRSIGIKLIRHLGIIGECNIQYALDPNSEDYRIIEVNARLSRSSALASKATGYPLAFIATKLALGYALNEVVNAITQETSANFEPALDYVALKFPRWDLQKFQQVSTQLGSEMKSVGEVMSLGRSFEEVLQKAIRMLDVGMKGFVGNELQFENLDKELSEPTDKRIFAIAEALKRGYSVDRIYELTKITKWFLYKMKNIVETERVIKNLRGFKNLEGLNADIMREAKQNGFSDLQIAQLVNSDEMSVRKFRKSLGVVPVIKQIDTMAAEFPAQTNYLYLTYHGVEDDIKSGEKDQIIVLGSGPYRIGSSVEFDWCCVNAATQVNKSGYKSIMINCNPETVSTDYDICDKLYFEQLTLERVLDICDKENPAGVIVSMGGQTPNNLAMRLHKAGIKIIGTSPRQIDNAESRHKFSQILDDIEVDQPEWREVTTLEDAKQFARNVGYPVLIRPSYVLSGAAMSIVLTEDELELYLKKATELNTEHPVVISKFITDAREIEVDAVATDGELFCYAIAEHVENAGVHSGDATIVLPPQRTYLETMRRVKLITKKIAKALEITGPFNIQFIAKDNEVKVIECNLRASRSFPFVSKTLKINFIEIATRLMLGEKVPRIDKSSFDLDYVGVKASQFSFTRLKGSDPVTGVEMSSTGEVACLGDDFNEAFLKSVLATGYKIPQKAVLLSTGTPRNKAELIDELLILKKMGLKFYGTKGTADFYKHNGGIDVEVLYRPFDNQEPSILTYMSEGKIDLVINIPKTAEKVELDSDYIIRRKAVDLNIPLLTNVQIAKRFIKALEQYTPQKLPVKSWEEYV, from the coding sequence ATGATAAAAAAAGGAAAACCAAAAAAAGTTTTAATACTCGGAAGCGGTGCTTTGCAAATCGGGCAAGCAGGTGAGTTTGATTATTCCGGTTCGCAGGCAATTAAAGCTCTAAGAGAAGATGCCGTTGAGACTATTCTGATAAATCCTAATATCGCTACCATTCAAACTTCAGAAAACTTTGCCGATAAAGTTTATTTCATTCCGATAAAAGCAGACTTTGTTGAAAGAGTTATCGAAAAAGAAAAACCGGATGGAATACTTCTTCAGTTTGGCGGACAAACAGCTTTGAATGTCGGAGTTGAATTGTATGACAAAGGAATTCTCGCAAAACACAATGTGAAAGTTTTGGGAACACCGGTTGAGACAATTAAAGATACCGAAGACCGTTTACTCTTTGCCAAACGGGTTGAAGAAATTGGATTAAAGGTTGCAAAAAGCAGAACCGCAACAAACCTTGATGAAGCAATTGAGGCAGGTAAACAGGTTGGCTATCCACTGATGGTTCGCATTGCTTATGCACTTGGTGGTTTGGGCTCGGGAATCGTGAATAACGAAAATGAACTTTTCGAAAAAGCACGAAGAGCATTCTCATTTACAAATCAGATTTTGATTGAAGAATCTTTATATGGATGGAAAGAAGTTGAGTATGAAATTGTCCGCGATAAATACAACAACTGCATTACTGTTTGTTCGATGGAAAACATTGATCCGATGGGAATTCATACAGGAGACAGCGTTGTAATTGCACCGGTTCAAACCTTATCAGCAAGAGAAAACTTTAAACTTCGTTCTATCGGAATAAAATTAATTCGTCATCTCGGAATTATTGGTGAATGCAACATTCAATATGCACTTGATCCCAACTCAGAAGATTATCGCATCATAGAAGTTAATGCAAGATTGAGCAGAAGCTCTGCGCTTGCATCCAAAGCAACCGGTTATCCTCTTGCTTTCATCGCTACTAAACTTGCGCTTGGTTATGCACTTAATGAAGTTGTTAATGCAATCACTCAGGAAACTTCTGCAAACTTTGAGCCCGCGCTTGATTATGTAGCTTTAAAATTTCCAAGATGGGATTTACAAAAGTTTCAACAAGTCAGTACGCAACTTGGCTCCGAGATGAAATCAGTTGGCGAAGTAATGTCGCTTGGAAGAAGCTTTGAAGAAGTTCTTCAGAAAGCAATAAGAATGCTTGATGTTGGAATGAAAGGATTTGTTGGTAACGAATTACAGTTTGAGAATCTTGATAAAGAACTTAGCGAACCAACAGACAAAAGAATATTTGCAATTGCCGAAGCATTGAAGCGAGGATATTCTGTTGATCGTATTTACGAGCTTACAAAAATCACAAAATGGTTTTTGTATAAAATGAAAAACATTGTAGAGACTGAGCGGGTAATTAAAAACCTTCGAGGTTTCAAAAACCTCGAAGGTTTGAATGCAGATATAATGAGAGAAGCAAAGCAAAATGGTTTTTCGGATTTGCAAATTGCTCAGCTTGTGAACAGTGATGAAATGTCTGTTCGTAAGTTTCGTAAATCTCTTGGTGTTGTTCCCGTTATAAAACAAATAGATACAATGGCGGCTGAATTTCCTGCGCAAACAAATTATCTTTATCTGACTTATCATGGTGTTGAAGATGACATTAAATCCGGAGAGAAAGATCAGATAATTGTTTTGGGAAGCGGACCTTATCGCATCGGTTCTTCAGTTGAGTTTGATTGGTGTTGTGTTAATGCCGCAACTCAGGTTAACAAGAGCGGTTACAAATCAATTATGATAAACTGCAATCCGGAAACAGTTAGTACCGATTACGATATATGCGACAAACTTTACTTTGAGCAATTAACCCTCGAGCGTGTTCTGGATATTTGCGATAAAGAAAATCCTGCGGGAGTAATTGTATCAATGGGCGGACAAACTCCAAACAATCTTGCGATGAGACTTCATAAAGCTGGCATCAAAATTATCGGCACTTCTCCCAGGCAGATTGATAATGCTGAAAGCCGCCACAAATTTTCACAAATTCTCGATGATATTGAAGTTGATCAACCCGAATGGAGAGAGGTAACCACGCTTGAAGATGCAAAACAGTTTGCGCGAAATGTCGGATATCCGGTTTTGATTCGCCCAAGCTATGTTCTTAGTGGCGCTGCGATGAGTATCGTGTTAACAGAAGATGAGCTTGAATTGTATCTTAAAAAAGCAACAGAACTTAACACAGAACATCCTGTTGTGATTAGCAAGTTTATTACTGATGCAAGAGAAATTGAAGTTGATGCAGTTGCAACAGACGGGGAACTTTTCTGCTATGCAATTGCAGAGCATGTTGAAAATGCCGGAGTTCACTCCGGTGATGCAACGATTGTTTTACCTCCGCAGCGAACTTATCTTGAAACAATGCGCAGAGTAAAACTTATCACAAAAAAAATAGCCAAAGCTCTTGAGATAACAGGACCGTTTAACATTCAGTTCATTGCCAAAGATAATGAAGTAAAAGTAATCGAATGCAATCTGCGTGCATCGAGAAGTTTTCCATTTGTATCAAAGACTTTAAAAATTAATTTTATTGAAATAGCTACTCGCCTGATGCTCGGTGAAAAAGTTCCGCGTATTGATAAATCGTCTTTTGATCTTGATTATGTCGGAGTAAAAGCCTCTCAGTTTTCTTTTACCAGATTAAAAGGAAGCGATCCTGTAACAGGAGTTGAAATGTCATCAACAGGAGAAGTTGCTTGTCTTGGTGATGATTTCAACGAAGCATTCCTGAAATCAGTTTTAGCTACAGGATATAAAATTCCACAAAAAGCAGTTTTGCTCTCAACCGGAACTCCAAGAAATAAAGCCGAACTAATTGATGAATTACTTATTCTGAAAAAGATGGGATTAAAATTTTACGGAACCAAAGGCACAGCAGATTTTTATAAACATAACGGTGGAATCGATGTTGAAGTTTTATATCGTCCTTTTGATAATCAGGAACCTTCCATCCTTACTTATATGAGCGAAGGGAAAATTGATCTGGTTATTAATATTCCAAAAACTGCAGAAAAAGTTGAGCTGGACAGTGATTATATAATCCGGAGAAAAGCCGTTGATTTGAATATTCCTTTACTCACAAATGTTCAGATTGCGAAAAGGTTCATTAAAGCCCTCGAACAATACACACCACAGAAACTTCCTGTAAAAAGCTGGGAGGAGTATGTGTGA